The following coding sequences lie in one Chanos chanos chromosome 4, fChaCha1.1, whole genome shotgun sequence genomic window:
- the slc25a24 gene encoding mitochondrial adenyl nucleotide antiporter SLC25A24, with amino-acid sequence MYQALRKLVFTDSHCASDATMKNYEELFEKLDTNKDGKVDVSELKAGLTAMGFTLGKGAAQKIVSSGDSDKDEGLDFAEFSKYLKEHEKKLKLTFKSLDRNNDGRIDYKEIQQSLADLGVSLTQEHAQKILQSIDADGTMTVDWNEWREHFLFNPADNLQEIIRYWKHSTVLDIGDSLTIPDEFTEEEKTTGLWWKQLAAGAMAGAVSRTGTAPLDRMKVFMQVHASKSNKISLIGGFKQMLKEGGVTSLWRGNGVNVLKIAPETAIKFMAYEQYKKLLSSEGGKVQPHERFMAGSLAGATAQTAIYPMEVMKTRLTLRKTGQYSGMFDCAKKILKKEGVKAFYKGYIPNIIGIIPYAGIDLAVYESLKNFWLSRYAKDTANPGVLVLLGCGTISSTCGQLASYPLALIRTRMQAQASVEGGEQVTMTKLVKTIVEKDGFFGLYRGILPNFMKVIPAVSISYVVYEYMKTGLGISK; translated from the exons ATGTATCAAGCGTTAAGGAAACTTGTTTTCACTGACTCGCACTGCGCGAGCGATGCGACAATGAAGAATTACGAAGAACTCTTCGAGAAGTTGGACACCAATAAAGATGGAAAAGTGGATGTTTCGGAACTGAAAGCGGGCCTTACTGCGATGGGTTTCACTCTTGGCAAAGGGGCAGCGCAG aaAATCGTGTCTTCGGGAGACTCGGATAAGGACGAAGGGTTAGACTTCGCCGAGTTCTCCAAATATCTGAAGGAACATGAAAAGAAACTGAAGCTGACCTTCAAGAGTTTGGACAGAAACAACGATG GACGTATTGACTATAAGGAGATCCAGCAGTCGCTGGCTGACCTGGGTGTGAGTCTGACCCAGGAACACGCACAGAAGATTTTGCAAag tATCGATGCGGACGGAACGATGACTGTGGACTGGAATGAGTGGCGGGAGCATTTCCTGTTCAACCCGGCCGATAACCTTCAGGAGATCATACGCTACTGGAAACACTCCACA gTGTTGGATATTGGTGACAGTCTCACCATCCCAGATGAGTtcacagaagaagagaagaccACTGGTTTGTGGTGGAAACAGCTGGCTGCCGGGGCGATGGCGGGGGCGGTCTCTCGTACAGGCACCGCCCCCCTGGACCGAATGAAAGTTTTCATGCAG GTTCACGCGTCAAAGTCCAACAAAATCAGCCTGATTGGTGGCTTCAAACAGATGCTTAAGGAAGGTGGGGTCACCTCTCTGTGGAGGGGGAACGGTGTCAACGTCCTGAAGATCGCTCCCGAAACCGCCATCAAGTTCATGGCTTACGAGCAG tatAAGAAGCTCTTGTCTTCGGAGGGAGGGAAAGTCCAACCTCATGAGAGGTTTATGGCCGGTTCACTGGCTGGAGCCACGGCTCAGACAGCCATCTACCCGATGGAG GTGATGAAGACGAGGCTTACCCTGAGGAAGACCGGCCAGTATTCGGGAATGTTCGACTGTGCCAAGAAGATTCTGAAGAAAGAAGGAGTGAAGGCGTTCTACAAGGGCTACATTCCCAACATCATCGGAATCATTCCCTACGCAGGGATTGACCTGGCCGTCTATgag agcctgAAGAATTTCTGGCTGTCTCGTTATGCCAAGGATACTGCCAACCCCGGTGTGCTGGTTCTGTTGGGCTGTGGGACCATCTCCAGTACCTGTGGTCAGCTGGCCAGTTACCCTCTGGCGCTGATCCGAACACGCATGCAGGctcagg CCTCCGTTGAGGGAGGAGAACAGGTGACGATGACGAAGCTGGTGAAGACCATCGTGGAAAAGGACGGCTTCTTCGGCCTCTATCGCGGGATCCTGCCCAATTTCATGAAAGTCATCCCTGCCGTCAGCATCAGCTACGTGGTCTACGAGTACATGAAGACTGGCTTAGGCATTTCCAAGtga